Proteins encoded in a region of the Streptomyces sp. NBC_01298 genome:
- a CDS encoding uracil-xanthine permease family protein — protein MSAARALPEQGAPVSPANPVSPEDERLPLRRLAPLSAQHVLAMVAAPVSTTFLTGQALGLTAAHTASLLSATLVLCGAGTLLQSLGVWRFGARLPFVMLPGGAATALFLQIAKDHGPATATGSVLLAAALLFAVLPFYAKVVRLFPPLVMGTTVLLIGIAMIRVAAQLVTGRPGSPGYAAPSAVVLAGATIGCTVLFLLVLRGIWRQTAVLLGMGAGTLIALTTGLGHFAPVGGAGGGLTLPHLLPYGAPRFDVLAALPLLVFSLTTLAEITGQTVLNSETVGRAGDPGRDVPRVARADALISVFGGLFGTSLMVTSAENIGIGRLTGVRSRFVTAGAGVLLIAVGLLAPVSRLLAAVPAPVVGGSALVIYGIIAVMGVDMLGRTAPGAGGGSTVIALALTAGLLPVVAPDLYQGFPTWARTVLGSGVVAGTLTAVLLHALFRAFGSGGTPDKAGPAD, from the coding sequence ATGAGCGCCGCCCGCGCGTTGCCCGAGCAGGGGGCGCCGGTGAGCCCGGCGAACCCGGTGAGTCCCGAGGACGAGCGGCTGCCGCTGCGCCGGCTGGCACCGCTGTCCGCCCAGCACGTACTGGCGATGGTGGCCGCGCCCGTCTCCACCACGTTCCTGACCGGCCAGGCCCTCGGCCTCACCGCCGCGCACACCGCCTCCCTGCTCAGCGCCACCCTCGTGCTCTGCGGAGCCGGCACCCTGCTCCAATCCCTCGGGGTGTGGCGGTTCGGGGCCCGGCTGCCGTTCGTCATGCTCCCCGGCGGGGCGGCCACCGCCCTCTTCCTCCAGATAGCCAAGGACCACGGCCCCGCGACCGCGACCGGCTCGGTGCTCCTCGCAGCCGCGCTGCTCTTCGCCGTGCTCCCCTTCTACGCCAAGGTCGTACGGCTCTTCCCGCCCCTGGTCATGGGCACCACCGTGCTGCTCATCGGGATCGCCATGATCCGGGTCGCCGCCCAACTGGTCACCGGCCGCCCCGGGAGCCCCGGATACGCCGCGCCCTCGGCCGTCGTGCTGGCCGGCGCCACCATCGGCTGCACCGTGCTGTTCCTCCTGGTGCTGCGCGGGATCTGGCGGCAGACCGCCGTGCTCCTCGGCATGGGCGCCGGCACCCTCATCGCGCTCACGACCGGCCTCGGCCACTTCGCACCCGTGGGCGGAGCCGGCGGGGGACTGACCCTGCCGCACCTCCTCCCGTACGGCGCTCCGCGGTTCGACGTGCTCGCCGCGCTGCCCCTGCTCGTCTTCAGCCTGACCACCCTCGCGGAGATCACCGGGCAGACCGTCCTGAACAGCGAGACCGTGGGCCGCGCCGGCGACCCCGGACGCGATGTGCCCCGGGTGGCCCGGGCCGACGCCCTGATCTCCGTGTTCGGCGGGCTGTTCGGCACCTCGCTGATGGTCACGAGCGCCGAGAACATCGGCATCGGACGCCTCACCGGGGTCCGCAGCCGCTTCGTGACCGCCGGCGCCGGAGTGCTGCTCATCGCCGTCGGCCTGCTGGCACCCGTCTCCCGCCTGCTCGCCGCCGTCCCCGCGCCCGTCGTGGGCGGATCCGCCCTGGTGATCTACGGGATCATCGCGGTGATGGGCGTCGACATGCTCGGGCGGACGGCGCCCGGCGCCGGCGGGGGTTCCACCGTGATCGCGCTGGCCCTCACGGCCGGACTGCTGCCGGTGGTCGCCCCCGACCTCTACCAGGGGTTCCCCACCTGGGCCCGGACCGTCCTCGGCAGCGGGGTGGTCGCGGGCACGCTCACCGCGGTCCTGCTCCACGCCCTCTTCCGCGCCTTCGGGAGCGGCGGGACCCCCGACAAGGCCGGTCCCGCGGACTGA
- a CDS encoding helix-turn-helix domain-containing protein — translation MEDETSERRIGAGIRRRRRALDLTLAEVAARSGLSSPFLSQIENDRARPSMRSLQRVADALDTTAVQLLAAGETPRRVDIVRAGADPGLESGVGSGQGSGVGSGQGSGVGSGQGSGVGSGTDATARVRPLVRGQHQMHALEFTGDHDAERAFRHRNDELMYVADGAAEVEADGRIHRLGRGDTLYLTGGVEHRWRAVEAGTRVLLVAVADHVEAVVDPLG, via the coding sequence GTGGAAGACGAGACCTCGGAGCGGCGGATCGGTGCGGGCATCCGCAGACGGCGCAGGGCTCTGGACCTCACCCTCGCCGAGGTGGCCGCGCGCAGCGGGCTGTCCTCGCCCTTCCTCAGCCAGATCGAGAACGACCGGGCCCGCCCCAGCATGCGTTCGCTCCAGCGGGTGGCCGACGCCCTGGACACCACGGCCGTGCAGCTGCTGGCCGCCGGGGAGACCCCGCGCCGGGTGGACATCGTGCGGGCCGGCGCCGATCCCGGGCTCGAATCCGGGGTCGGTTCCGGGCAAGGATCCGGGGTCGGTTCCGGGCAAGGATCCGGGGTCGGTTCCGGGCAAGGTTCCGGGGTCGGTTCCGGGACGGATGCGACGGCCCGGGTCCGTCCGCTCGTACGCGGCCAGCACCAGATGCACGCCCTGGAGTTCACCGGGGACCACGACGCCGAGCGCGCGTTCCGGCACCGCAACGACGAGCTGATGTACGTGGCCGACGGCGCCGCCGAGGTCGAGGCCGACGGGCGGATCCACCGCCTGGGCCGTGGCGACACGCTGTACCTCACCGGCGGGGTGGAGCACCGCTGGCGGGCGGTGGAGGCGGGCACGCGGGTGCTGCTCGTCGCCGTCGCCGATCACGTCGAGGCCGTCGTGGACCCCCTCGGCTGA
- a CDS encoding C40 family peptidase has protein sequence MASPLAPPPVPPLAPPLLLRRTGLIGTLLALLAVLLCTPATPAAAEGDCRVLAPGASAAAERAVAAGCEQVGKGVWYTWGGGHGPTPGATYGQVDPTDPASEHDPERLGFDCSGFVRHAYARATGSDPLDGVASAQYYTHRAAARFTAAQGLAPLLPGDLLVWGTSRDLHHIALYLGAGKIAEARQSGTKLMVSEVTDARLSTGYYGAVRVDTGPVTGHVFQTWGTGVWTKEQPATGAARVYAFPGPTTIRVGCQKHAESVTSDGYTNDAWSYLPDYQAWMTNIYVRGAAWLENVPTCR, from the coding sequence ATGGCGTCTCCCCTCGCGCCTCCCCCTGTGCCTCCCCTCGCGCCTCCCCTCCTACTGCGCCGAACAGGTCTCATCGGCACGCTCCTCGCGCTCTTGGCCGTGCTGCTCTGCACCCCCGCCACCCCGGCCGCCGCCGAGGGCGATTGCCGGGTCCTGGCCCCCGGGGCCTCGGCGGCGGCCGAGCGCGCCGTCGCCGCCGGCTGCGAACAGGTGGGAAAGGGGGTCTGGTACACCTGGGGCGGTGGTCACGGCCCCACGCCCGGTGCCACCTACGGGCAGGTGGACCCCACCGATCCGGCGAGCGAGCACGATCCCGAACGGCTCGGCTTCGACTGCTCGGGGTTCGTCCGCCACGCGTACGCGCGGGCCACCGGCTCGGACCCGCTCGACGGGGTGGCCAGTGCGCAGTACTACACGCACCGGGCGGCCGCCCGCTTCACGGCCGCCCAGGGGCTCGCGCCGCTGCTCCCCGGCGACCTGCTGGTGTGGGGGACCTCCCGCGACCTGCACCACATCGCCCTCTACCTCGGGGCGGGGAAGATCGCGGAGGCCCGCCAGTCGGGCACCAAGCTGATGGTCAGTGAGGTCACCGACGCCCGGCTGTCGACCGGCTATTACGGGGCGGTCCGCGTGGACACCGGCCCGGTCACGGGACACGTGTTCCAGACCTGGGGCACCGGTGTCTGGACCAAGGAGCAGCCCGCGACGGGGGCCGCCCGCGTCTACGCCTTCCCCGGGCCGACGACCATCCGCGTCGGATGCCAGAAGCACGCGGAGTCCGTGACCTCGGACGGCTACACCAATGACGCCTGGTCCTACCTTCCGGACTATCAGGCGTGGATGACGAATATTTACGTCCGCGGGGCGGCTTGGCTGGAAAACGTGCCTACCTGTCGTTGA
- a CDS encoding nSTAND1 domain-containing NTPase: protein MGDLLEDPDRASGTAAAFPAQLRRLRVQRGLSLGELARRTHYSKGYLSKIETGAKPVTLDVARSCDRALGAEGELLGLVPELAPDIDGSGPSPTGSRAGAAGPAAPPHQRGPQADGACPYRGLSAFTPQDARWFFGRERATAALVERVHDRLGQGPLLLVARSGAGKSSLLSAGLVPTLRSGGFPAAGADGWPIVRFTPTAHPLRELLDATAKVVGGDLDVNPGQLRARPELLLESVHRLTYGAGTLPGADGRRLPTVRPVLLVDQFEELFTLCSDEEERLAFVRVLLALASPPGVSPASPPVPPAAAPPGSDPAVVVLGVRADFSGECLDLPELAAVFSDGLFVLPPMSVAELREAITRPAELAGLVLEPGLVPLLLRDADVRDPVREPGAGDPGAADPAARPGSGPEAWPGEAPSSALPLMSHALMTTWQRREGATLTVAGYEYAGGLQGAVARSAEQVFAKLDPAEQRMARRLLVRLVHIADGTGPTRRRMGRTALLEGQADTVRAAAALGPVAEPPAAPRRLARPSGDDGSLTRVLDAFVRARLISADSDTVEITHEALLHAWPRLRGWIRADRAGLLVHQHLAQAADEWVREARDPSVLYRGSRLATARTWADELDGRSRLGPREAAFLDASRAAEEARHRQERLRVRLHQRMLATLVVLLLLALTAGGVAYQQRAGALAQERTARSQALAARSLSLSAGQPEASMLLAGEAYRAEATPEARGALLSTQSQPFLARLDGHGGPVNAVAFAPDGRLLATAGSDGKVLLRRVADRSTVAAFTAPGRVRAVAFSPDGRTLAAGSTDGPVRLWPLGADGGAGGGSVSVLPPGTAGARAVAFAPDGGTLAVATADGTVQLRDTAGEHGVRAVLTGHTARVNTLAYAPDGRSLVSAGADGTVRLWDTRRAEPAGVLEGHAGEVLGAAFAPDGRTVATGGVDRTVRLWDVGGRREAATLAGHSDDVNTVAYTPDGTTVISGGGDGTTRLWDVRGGRLTATLAGHTDYVLAVSVDPAGSVLATAAFDQSVVLWDLRGPVLTARPFTEVWHAAYSPDGKLLATADADHTVLLWDVPERRVLATFSGHAETVFSVAFAPDGRTLASAGADGTVRLWDTAARTPLATLTGHTGTVFSVAFAPDGRTLASAGADGTVRLWDTAARSPLATLTGHTDFANDVVFSPDGRTLASAGDDLTVRLWDVAGRRPLAALSGHAGAVRAVAFSPDGRTLASSGNDGTVRLWDAEQRRVTAVLNGHTGSARAVAFSPDGRTLASSGNDRTVRLWDVPGHRLLAALSGHTNAVWGVVFSPDGRTLASSSNDGTVRLWDPDPGARLAAVCRTVGRLGPRERQAPAPGPPAGAARRC from the coding sequence ATGGGGGACCTCTTGGAGGATCCGGACCGCGCGAGCGGGACAGCGGCTGCCTTCCCCGCCCAGTTGAGAAGGCTGCGCGTGCAGCGCGGCCTGTCGCTGGGCGAGCTCGCCCGCCGGACGCACTACAGCAAGGGCTACCTCAGCAAGATCGAGACCGGCGCGAAGCCGGTCACCCTCGACGTGGCCCGCAGTTGCGACCGGGCCCTCGGGGCCGAGGGCGAACTCCTGGGGCTGGTACCGGAACTCGCCCCCGACATCGACGGGTCCGGGCCGTCCCCGACAGGATCGCGAGCCGGGGCGGCCGGACCGGCCGCCCCGCCCCACCAGCGCGGTCCACAGGCGGACGGCGCGTGCCCCTACCGCGGCCTGTCGGCGTTCACCCCGCAGGACGCCCGGTGGTTCTTCGGCCGGGAGCGGGCCACGGCCGCCCTCGTCGAGCGGGTCCACGACCGGCTCGGCCAGGGCCCGTTGCTCCTCGTCGCCCGGTCGGGCGCGGGCAAGTCCTCGCTGCTCAGCGCGGGTCTGGTGCCGACACTGCGGAGCGGCGGTTTCCCGGCGGCGGGGGCCGACGGATGGCCGATCGTCCGGTTCACCCCCACCGCGCACCCGCTGCGGGAACTGCTCGACGCCACCGCCAAGGTGGTGGGGGGCGATCTCGACGTCAACCCGGGGCAGCTGAGGGCCCGCCCGGAACTGCTGCTCGAATCCGTCCACCGGCTGACGTACGGCGCCGGCACCCTCCCCGGCGCGGACGGGCGCAGGCTCCCGACCGTGCGGCCGGTGCTGCTGGTCGACCAGTTCGAAGAGCTGTTCACCCTCTGCTCCGACGAGGAGGAGCGCCTGGCCTTCGTACGGGTGCTCCTCGCCCTGGCCTCGCCGCCGGGCGTTTCCCCGGCCTCTCCCCCGGTTCCTCCCGCGGCCGCGCCGCCCGGGTCCGACCCCGCCGTCGTCGTGCTCGGCGTGCGGGCCGACTTCTCCGGGGAGTGCCTGGACCTTCCGGAGCTGGCCGCCGTGTTCAGCGACGGGCTGTTCGTCCTGCCCCCGATGTCCGTGGCGGAGCTGCGCGAAGCGATCACGCGCCCGGCGGAGCTCGCCGGGCTCGTCCTGGAGCCGGGGCTGGTCCCGCTGCTGCTGCGGGACGCGGACGTACGGGACCCCGTACGGGAACCGGGCGCCGGGGATCCCGGTGCCGCGGACCCCGCGGCGCGCCCCGGCAGCGGTCCGGAGGCCTGGCCCGGGGAGGCTCCCTCCAGCGCCCTGCCCCTGATGTCCCACGCGCTGATGACCACCTGGCAGCGGCGCGAGGGAGCCACGCTGACCGTCGCGGGATACGAGTACGCCGGCGGCCTCCAGGGCGCCGTGGCCCGCAGCGCCGAGCAGGTGTTCGCCAAGCTGGACCCGGCCGAGCAGCGGATGGCCCGGCGGCTCCTCGTCCGGCTGGTGCACATCGCCGACGGTACGGGGCCGACCCGGCGCCGGATGGGCCGCACCGCCCTGCTGGAGGGGCAGGCCGACACCGTGCGGGCCGCGGCCGCCCTGGGGCCTGTCGCCGAACCCCCGGCTGCCCCGCGACGCCTGGCACGCCCTTCGGGCGACGACGGGAGTTTGACGAGAGTCCTCGACGCCTTCGTCCGGGCCCGGCTGATCAGCGCGGACAGCGACACCGTCGAGATCACCCACGAGGCCCTGCTGCACGCCTGGCCCCGGCTGCGCGGCTGGATCCGCGCCGACCGGGCCGGGCTGCTCGTCCACCAGCACCTGGCCCAGGCCGCCGACGAATGGGTGCGCGAGGCCCGCGACCCGTCCGTGCTCTACCGCGGCAGCCGCCTCGCCACCGCCCGCACCTGGGCCGACGAGCTGGACGGCCGCAGCCGGCTGGGCCCCCGGGAGGCGGCCTTCCTCGACGCGAGCCGGGCCGCGGAGGAGGCCCGCCACCGTCAGGAGCGGCTCCGGGTCCGCCTGCACCAGCGGATGCTGGCCACGCTCGTCGTCCTGCTCCTGCTGGCGCTGACCGCCGGCGGGGTGGCGTACCAGCAGCGTGCGGGGGCGCTCGCCCAGGAGCGGACCGCCCGTTCCCAGGCGCTGGCGGCCCGGTCGCTGTCGCTGTCCGCCGGCCAGCCCGAGGCCTCCATGCTGCTCGCCGGCGAGGCCTACCGGGCCGAAGCGACGCCCGAGGCGCGCGGCGCCCTGCTCAGTACCCAGTCCCAGCCCTTCCTGGCACGGCTCGACGGACACGGCGGGCCGGTCAACGCGGTGGCCTTCGCGCCGGACGGCCGACTGCTGGCGACGGCCGGCTCCGACGGGAAGGTCCTGCTGAGGCGGGTGGCCGACCGGAGCACCGTGGCCGCCTTCACCGCGCCCGGCCGGGTGCGCGCGGTCGCCTTCAGCCCCGACGGGCGGACCCTGGCCGCCGGTTCCACCGACGGACCGGTCCGGCTCTGGCCCCTCGGAGCGGACGGCGGAGCGGGCGGCGGCTCCGTGTCGGTGCTGCCCCCGGGCACGGCGGGCGCCCGGGCGGTGGCCTTCGCCCCCGACGGGGGCACCCTCGCCGTCGCCACCGCCGACGGGACCGTCCAGTTGCGGGACACGGCCGGGGAACACGGCGTGCGCGCCGTCCTGACCGGGCACACCGCGCGGGTCAACACCCTGGCGTACGCCCCGGACGGCCGGAGCCTCGTATCGGCCGGCGCCGACGGGACCGTACGGCTGTGGGACACGCGGCGGGCGGAGCCGGCCGGTGTTCTGGAGGGGCACGCCGGGGAGGTGCTGGGCGCGGCCTTCGCACCGGACGGCCGTACGGTCGCCACCGGCGGGGTCGACCGTACGGTGCGGCTGTGGGACGTCGGCGGGCGGCGCGAGGCCGCGACCCTGGCCGGGCACAGCGACGACGTCAACACCGTGGCCTACACGCCGGACGGCACCACCGTCATCAGCGGCGGCGGCGACGGCACCACCCGGCTGTGGGACGTCCGCGGCGGCCGGCTCACGGCCACGCTGGCCGGCCACACCGACTACGTGCTCGCCGTCTCCGTGGATCCGGCGGGATCGGTGCTCGCCACCGCCGCGTTCGACCAGTCCGTCGTGCTCTGGGACCTGCGGGGTCCGGTGCTGACGGCGCGTCCGTTCACCGAGGTGTGGCACGCCGCGTACAGCCCCGACGGGAAGCTCCTGGCGACCGCGGACGCGGACCACACCGTGCTGCTGTGGGACGTGCCCGAACGGCGGGTTCTGGCCACTTTCTCGGGGCACGCCGAGACGGTGTTCTCGGTGGCCTTCGCCCCCGACGGACGCACCCTCGCCTCCGCCGGAGCCGACGGCACCGTACGCCTCTGGGACACCGCCGCCCGCACTCCCCTCGCCACCCTCACCGGACACACCGGGACCGTGTTCTCGGTGGCCTTCGCCCCCGACGGACGCACCCTCGCCTCCGCCGGAGCCGACGGCACCGTACGCCTCTGGGACACCGCCGCGCGCAGTCCGCTCGCCACCCTCACCGGGCACACCGACTTCGCCAACGACGTGGTCTTCAGCCCCGACGGACGGACCCTGGCCAGCGCCGGGGACGATCTGACCGTCCGGTTGTGGGACGTGGCCGGGCGCCGCCCGCTCGCCGCGCTCAGCGGTCACGCGGGAGCGGTGCGGGCCGTCGCCTTCTCCCCCGACGGGCGGACCCTGGCGAGCAGCGGCAACGACGGCACCGTACGGCTGTGGGACGCGGAGCAGCGGCGCGTCACGGCGGTGCTGAACGGGCACACGGGATCGGCACGGGCCGTCGCCTTCTCCCCCGACGGGCGGACCCTGGCGAGCAGCGGCAACGACCGTACGGTGCGGCTGTGGGACGTCCCCGGACACCGGCTGCTGGCCGCGCTGTCGGGTCACACCAACGCGGTGTGGGGGGTCGTCTTCTCCCCGGACGGGCGGACCCTGGCGAGCAGCAGCAACGACGGCACCGTACGGCTGTGGGACCCGGACCCCGGCGCCCGGCTGGCGGCCGTCTGCCGGACGGTGGGCCGCCTGGGACCGCGGGAGCGGCAGGCTCCGGCGCCCGGTCCGCCCGCCGGGGCGGCGCGCCGCTGCTAG
- a CDS encoding MFS transporter: protein MSATTHPRSRPMVAVLAFCGAVVAVMQTLVVPLLPHIPDLTGSSRAAAGWLVTVTLLTGAVCTPVLGRVGDMYGKRRVLLASLGVLTAGSVLCAISSDISVLIAGRALQGTALAVIPLGISIIRDELPPERVLPSIALMSSTLGIGAAIGLPVAALVVDRFDWHTMFWASAALGVLDVLLVLWTVPESPTRTRGRFDVPGTLGLATVLVALLLAITQGADWGWTAPSTLALLVTAPAVGILWGRHELRTASPMVDLRVSARPAVLLTNLAALLIGFAFYGNSLVTAQLVQEPTSTGYGLGASLVVSGLCLLPGGLAMVALSPVSARLSAAYGPRTALALGAAVMTFGYLVRFFTSHTLWLIVAGATVVACGTALAYSALPALVMRAVPVTETGAANGLTTLMRSVGQACCSAVVAAVLAQVTFRAGGHTAPTLHAYLLIFLIAGGAALAALAAALCLPPGSAAASARAAAAGTVGVTESAPALREGT from the coding sequence ATGTCCGCCACAACGCACCCCCGCTCCCGCCCGATGGTCGCCGTCCTCGCGTTCTGCGGGGCCGTCGTCGCCGTCATGCAGACCCTGGTCGTCCCCCTGCTGCCGCACATCCCGGACCTGACGGGCAGCAGCCGCGCCGCCGCGGGCTGGCTGGTCACCGTCACCCTGCTCACCGGCGCCGTCTGCACCCCCGTACTGGGCCGGGTCGGGGACATGTACGGCAAACGCCGCGTGCTCCTGGCCTCGCTGGGCGTCCTCACCGCCGGGTCCGTGCTGTGCGCGATCAGCTCCGACATCTCGGTCCTGATCGCGGGCCGCGCGCTCCAGGGCACCGCGCTCGCCGTCATCCCCCTCGGCATCAGCATCATCCGCGACGAACTCCCGCCGGAACGCGTCCTGCCGTCCATCGCGCTGATGAGCTCCACGCTCGGGATCGGCGCCGCGATCGGCCTCCCGGTCGCGGCCCTCGTCGTCGACCGCTTCGACTGGCACACCATGTTCTGGGCCTCGGCCGCCCTCGGAGTGCTGGACGTCCTCCTCGTCCTGTGGACCGTCCCCGAGTCCCCGACGCGCACCCGCGGCCGGTTCGACGTACCGGGCACCCTGGGCCTGGCCACCGTCCTCGTGGCCCTGCTCCTCGCGATCACCCAGGGCGCCGACTGGGGCTGGACCGCACCATCCACGCTCGCGCTGCTCGTCACCGCCCCGGCCGTCGGAATCCTCTGGGGGCGCCACGAGCTGCGCACCGCCTCCCCGATGGTCGACCTGCGGGTCTCGGCGCGCCCCGCCGTGCTGCTCACCAACCTCGCGGCCCTGCTCATCGGCTTCGCCTTCTACGGGAACTCCCTGGTCACCGCCCAGCTCGTGCAGGAGCCGACGAGCACGGGGTACGGGCTCGGCGCCTCCCTCGTGGTGAGCGGCCTGTGCCTGCTCCCCGGCGGCCTGGCCATGGTCGCGCTGTCCCCGGTGTCGGCACGGCTCTCCGCCGCGTACGGCCCGCGGACCGCGCTGGCCCTCGGCGCGGCGGTCATGACGTTCGGCTACCTCGTCCGCTTCTTCACCAGCCACACCCTCTGGCTGATCGTCGCCGGTGCCACGGTGGTCGCCTGCGGTACCGCCCTCGCCTACTCGGCGCTGCCGGCGCTCGTGATGCGGGCCGTCCCCGTGACCGAGACGGGCGCCGCGAACGGCCTCACCACCCTGATGCGCTCCGTCGGCCAGGCCTGCTGCAGCGCGGTCGTCGCGGCCGTACTCGCCCAGGTCACCTTCCGGGCGGGCGGACACACCGCCCCCACCCTGCACGCGTACCTGCTGATCTTCCTGATCGCGGGCGGCGCCGCGCTCGCCGCGCTGGCGGCGGCCCTCTGCCTGCCACCGGGCAGCGCGGCCGCGTCCGCGCGGGCCGCTGCGGCCGGTACGGTCGGGGTGACCGAGTCCGCGCCCGCGCTCCGGGAGGGCACATGA
- a CDS encoding AI-2E family transporter, with translation MTRRLVTRPARRLPPGGRPLGEGRTGRTGRARTPGRTGSPAAARAATPVTPALRTAAGYAWRLLVVGAAAYAVFAVLGRFHEIALALFLGLVAAAMLRPPAGLLARVMPRGLAVACSLIGSLILVLGALALVGEAVAGEWPALVSEFKVGLDRIQTWLQGPPLRLDAHALSDVQSKIGDYLSSHRSTLLSTALSGAGRVVAVFTVVALALFCSVFFIHSGDRHWSWFCGQLPLGVRDRVAVAGRAAWRTFTGYTHGIVLVAATNAVLVGIALYLLGVPLAVPLALLEFVAAFVPLIGSPVALGVAAVVALATKGPLVAALVVALIVVIGQIEGHLLHPLVMSWAVRLHPLVVALSVVAGAIAAGIVGAVVAVPLVSVAWSVHRSLRKAGTGD, from the coding sequence ATGACCAGGCGACTCGTGACGCGGCCCGCCCGCCGGCTCCCGCCCGGCGGCCGTCCCCTCGGCGAAGGCCGGACCGGCCGGACCGGCCGGGCCCGTACCCCGGGGCGCACGGGGTCACCGGCCGCCGCACGGGCGGCGACCCCGGTCACCCCGGCCCTGCGGACCGCGGCCGGGTACGCCTGGCGGCTGCTGGTCGTCGGCGCGGCGGCGTACGCGGTCTTCGCCGTCCTGGGACGGTTCCACGAGATCGCCCTGGCCCTCTTCCTCGGTCTGGTCGCGGCGGCCATGCTGCGCCCGCCGGCCGGGCTGCTGGCCCGGGTGATGCCCCGCGGGCTCGCCGTGGCCTGCTCGCTGATCGGCAGTCTGATCCTGGTGCTGGGCGCCCTCGCGCTGGTCGGCGAGGCCGTCGCGGGGGAATGGCCGGCGCTGGTGAGCGAGTTCAAGGTCGGGCTGGACCGCATCCAGACCTGGCTCCAGGGTCCGCCGCTGCGGCTCGACGCGCACGCCCTGAGCGATGTCCAGTCGAAGATCGGCGACTACCTCTCCAGCCACCGCTCCACCCTGCTGAGCACGGCGCTGAGCGGTGCGGGACGGGTCGTGGCGGTGTTCACCGTGGTGGCCCTGGCGCTGTTCTGCTCCGTCTTCTTCATCCACTCGGGCGACCGGCACTGGAGCTGGTTCTGCGGACAACTGCCGCTGGGCGTACGGGACCGGGTGGCCGTCGCCGGACGCGCCGCGTGGCGGACCTTCACCGGATACACCCACGGCATCGTGCTCGTGGCCGCGACCAACGCCGTCCTCGTGGGCATCGCGCTCTACCTCCTGGGCGTCCCGCTGGCCGTCCCGCTCGCCCTGCTGGAGTTCGTCGCCGCCTTCGTCCCGCTCATCGGCTCCCCGGTGGCCCTCGGCGTGGCCGCCGTCGTCGCCCTCGCCACCAAGGGGCCGCTCGTGGCGGCCCTGGTGGTCGCGCTCATCGTGGTCATCGGCCAGATCGAAGGGCACCTCCTGCATCCCCTGGTGATGAGCTGGGCGGTGCGCCTGCACCCGCTGGTGGTGGCCCTGTCGGTGGTCGCGGGAGCCATCGCCGCCGGGATCGTGGGGGCCGTGGTGGCGGTGCCCCTGGTCTCCGTCGCCTGGTCCGTGCACCGGTCCCTGCGCAAGGCCGGCACGGGGGACTGA
- a CDS encoding aryl-sulfate sulfotransferase: MPPVDQNFRRRRGTGLIALDPAASEGGYTLYAPLTGTGEVYLIDIHGEVVHEWHLPYRPGRHARILDNGNLAYSGVLPGEEALFPMWHKYRGGVMLEAAPDGTVLREHRDPLQHHDAHHLGGGRVLYTALEPLRGADAAGVLGGVPGSEAADGTVWADTITEVDADGSVRWSWSAAEHLDRAEYALHPDYAREHWPLINSVVPLADGNVLASLRSVSAVVVISRETGEILWRTEPGVVSQQHAPTELADGRVLVFDNGVFRPGSDVPYSRVIEVERSSGKVVWEYHDPAREAFFAPFMGSAQRLAGGNTLVTDSPSGRLFEVTPEGYLCWEYVVPHFGAYQESEVRGLFPSELNAVFRAYRYTAEELPWLNREAAR, translated from the coding sequence ATGCCCCCGGTCGACCAGAACTTCCGCCGCCGCCGCGGCACCGGTCTCATCGCCCTCGACCCCGCCGCCTCGGAAGGCGGGTACACCCTCTACGCCCCGCTCACCGGCACCGGCGAGGTCTACCTGATCGACATCCACGGCGAGGTGGTCCACGAGTGGCACCTGCCCTACCGCCCCGGCCGGCACGCCCGGATCCTCGACAACGGGAACCTGGCCTACAGCGGCGTGCTCCCCGGCGAGGAGGCCCTCTTCCCGATGTGGCACAAGTACCGCGGCGGCGTGATGCTCGAAGCCGCCCCGGACGGCACCGTCCTGCGCGAACACCGCGATCCGCTCCAGCACCACGACGCCCACCACCTCGGCGGCGGCCGCGTCCTCTACACCGCGCTCGAACCCCTGCGGGGCGCGGACGCGGCGGGCGTGCTCGGCGGAGTGCCCGGCTCGGAGGCGGCCGACGGCACGGTATGGGCCGACACCATCACCGAGGTCGACGCCGACGGCTCCGTACGCTGGTCGTGGAGTGCGGCCGAACACCTCGACCGGGCCGAATACGCCCTGCACCCCGACTACGCGCGCGAACACTGGCCGCTGATCAACAGCGTCGTACCGCTCGCCGACGGGAACGTCCTCGCCAGCCTGCGCAGCGTCTCCGCCGTGGTCGTCATCAGCCGGGAGACCGGCGAGATCCTCTGGCGCACCGAGCCCGGAGTCGTCTCGCAGCAGCACGCCCCCACCGAACTCGCCGACGGCCGGGTGCTGGTGTTCGACAACGGCGTCTTCCGGCCCGGATCGGACGTCCCCTACTCCCGCGTCATCGAGGTCGAGCGCTCCTCGGGCAAGGTCGTCTGGGAGTACCACGACCCCGCCCGCGAGGCCTTCTTCGCCCCGTTCATGGGCAGCGCCCAGCGCCTCGCCGGAGGCAACACCCTGGTCACCGACTCCCCGTCCGGCCGCCTCTTCGAGGTGACCCCCGAGGGCTACCTCTGCTGGGAGTACGTCGTCCCCCACTTCGGCGCCTATCAGGAGTCCGAGGTCCGCGGCCTGTTCCCGTCCGAACTCAACGCGGTCTTCCGCGCCTACCGGTACACCGCCGAAGAGCTGCCCTGGCTGAACAGAGAGGCCGCCCGATGA